One Candidatus Campbellbacteria bacterium genomic region harbors:
- a CDS encoding SIMPL domain-containing protein (The SIMPL domain is named for its presence in mouse protein SIMPL (signalling molecule that associates with mouse pelle-like kinase). Bacterial member BP26, from Brucella, was shown to assemble into a channel-like structure, while YggE from E. coli has been associated with resistance to oxidative stress.) yields the protein MYPHTRYTKGMTTGVVVLGMLLLAGVITVAIIREKLVAQDWQQVTITGTGKVPYTPDQAIITLGVHVDNAATAQAALTKLSDVTSKVIPALTALGIPTEDISTQAYNLLPQYYYPDGKPGAISGYSADQQLNVKLTLKNGTSDERVGKVIETANAQGVNQVMGVSFTASNVQDLQQQALLKAIQDAKSRAQTTAETAGVTLKKVVSWWENPINVPGLTNPQYSAMGGGMGGGDAGVTPTVPSGTQEVIVQVNLNYSIK from the coding sequence ATGTATCCACACACACGATACACGAAAGGAATGACGACGGGCGTTGTTGTTCTTGGAATGCTCCTCCTCGCAGGGGTTATCACAGTAGCCATTATTCGAGAAAAACTTGTCGCACAAGACTGGCAACAAGTTACCATCACTGGAACCGGAAAAGTTCCCTACACACCTGATCAGGCAATAATTACTCTAGGTGTTCATGTTGATAACGCAGCGACCGCACAAGCGGCACTTACCAAACTATCTGATGTTACTTCAAAAGTAATTCCTGCTCTTACGGCTCTTGGTATTCCTACAGAAGATATTTCAACCCAAGCATACAATCTTCTTCCTCAATACTATTATCCAGATGGAAAACCAGGAGCAATTAGTGGTTATTCAGCCGATCAGCAACTTAACGTAAAACTTACACTCAAAAATGGAACATCAGATGAGCGCGTTGGAAAAGTAATTGAAACAGCAAACGCGCAAGGTGTAAATCAGGTGATGGGCGTTTCATTTACTGCATCAAATGTTCAAGACCTTCAGCAACAAGCCCTTCTCAAAGCTATTCAAGATGCAAAAAGTCGCGCACAAACAACTGCTGAAACTGCAGGTGTAACTCTTAAAAAGGTTGTTTCGTGGTGGGAAAACCCAATTAATGTACCTGGACTTACGAATCCACAATACTCAGCCATGGGAGGGGGTATGGGCGGAGGAGATGCAGGCGTCACGCCAACAGTTCCTTCAGGAACCCAGGAAGTTATCGTGCAAGTCAATCTCAACTACTCAATTAAGTAA
- a CDS encoding DNA recombination protein RmuC has product MTDTLVLILTVVVLIAVAVQVWLAMRAKGAAGEDKGLSLILQQLNEMSRTVDAKLGESAKTMHDSMRSQLSESTRIVREVTEGLTKLDETNKQVVSFADQLQNLQDILKNPKQRGILGEYYLESVLQNVLPPRTFQMQYAFGNGEIVDAVVFVKDKIVPIDAKFSLENYNRILEARDPAEREQYEKTFKQDLKNRIDETSKYVRPAENTMEFAFMFIPSEGVYYDLLINQVGAVKTSTRDLIDYAFSKKVIIVSPTSFLAYLQTVLQGLRSLQIEDQAKEIQKRVGELGRHISNYNVFMMKLGTALGTTVNHFNTAHKELAKIDKDVVRIAGETGGVETLSIEKPQMEE; this is encoded by the coding sequence ATGACCGACACACTTGTGCTTATTCTCACCGTTGTTGTGCTTATCGCCGTTGCCGTGCAGGTATGGCTCGCGATGCGTGCAAAAGGGGCTGCGGGGGAAGATAAAGGGCTTTCGCTGATACTCCAACAACTCAATGAAATGTCTCGAACTGTTGATGCAAAGCTCGGGGAAAGTGCAAAAACGATGCACGATTCCATGCGCTCTCAGCTCTCTGAATCAACGCGAATTGTGCGAGAGGTAACGGAAGGCCTCACGAAGCTTGATGAGACAAATAAGCAGGTGGTGTCGTTTGCTGACCAGCTTCAAAACTTGCAGGATATTTTGAAGAACCCAAAACAACGAGGTATCTTGGGCGAGTACTATCTTGAAAGCGTGTTGCAAAACGTGTTGCCACCACGAACGTTTCAAATGCAGTATGCATTTGGCAACGGTGAAATTGTCGATGCGGTGGTGTTTGTGAAAGATAAAATTGTGCCGATTGATGCAAAGTTTTCGTTGGAAAACTACAATCGTATTCTTGAAGCACGAGATCCTGCCGAGCGTGAGCAGTACGAAAAAACATTTAAACAGGATCTCAAAAATCGAATTGATGAAACGAGTAAGTATGTTCGTCCAGCAGAAAACACCATGGAGTTTGCGTTCATGTTTATTCCATCAGAAGGTGTGTACTACGATCTACTTATTAATCAAGTTGGTGCGGTGAAGACGTCAACGCGTGATTTGATTGATTATGCGTTTAGTAAGAAGGTGATTATTGTTTCGCCAACATCGTTCCTCGCGTATCTTCAAACGGTGTTACAAGGACTTCGTAGTTTACAAATTGAAGATCAGGCAAAAGAAATTCAAAAACGAGTGGGCGAATTAGGTCGCCATATCAGCAACTACAATGTGTTCATGATGAAGTTGGGAACTGCACTCGGTACGACCGTCAATCATTTCAACACTGCCCACAAAGAACTCGCAAAAATTGATAAAGATGTTGTACGTATCGCGGGAGAAACTGGAGGAGTTGAAACACTTTCAATTGAAAAGCCGCAGATGGAAGAATAG
- a CDS encoding GatB/YqeY domain-containing protein, producing MSLHSTIKESIKDAMRAKDTVRLSVLRGLTTSFVNELIILKEKPDGELNDEAALAVIAREAKKHKESITQFDAAGRTDLSEGEKAELAIIETFLPEQMSREEIVAVVQKKKEELNADASQKGVFIGAVMKELKGKADGKIVQEVVNELLG from the coding sequence ATGTCACTACACTCAACCATCAAGGAAAGCATCAAAGATGCCATGCGTGCGAAAGACACCGTTCGCCTTTCCGTTTTACGCGGACTTACAACGTCTTTTGTTAATGAGCTCATTATACTGAAGGAAAAACCAGATGGAGAACTCAATGATGAAGCTGCTTTGGCGGTTATTGCTCGCGAAGCAAAAAAACACAAGGAATCTATTACTCAGTTCGATGCTGCTGGACGCACCGATTTATCAGAGGGTGAAAAGGCAGAATTGGCCATTATTGAAACATTTCTCCCTGAACAAATGAGTCGTGAAGAAATTGTAGCTGTCGTGCAAAAGAAAAAAGAGGAGCTCAACGCCGATGCATCACAAAAAGGAGTCTTCATCGGCGCGGTAATGAAAGAACTTAAAGGAAAGGCCGACGGAAAAATTGTACAAGAAGTGGTGAACGAATTGCTTGGATAA
- a CDS encoding peptidoglycan-binding protein gives MIKRISLVGLLAAALFVGSTAQAATAEELQAQITALLAQISQLQGGSSAASTGCYAFTRDLTLGSSGADVTALQSYLASKGMFSATATGFFGPLTKTAVSAWQTANGVMPAAGYFGAVSRAKFASTCAPTTTTGGTTTGGSTSLQGGAGSVNDYSLTTALNNEKVGENEEDVSVLGLEVEADDGSDLALTAVRLNFDKGSATNNFDKYASDVSVWLDGEEYGRVDASEFTKSNNYQKTISLDNGAVIKAGEIGKLVVKVSGISSLKATGTWTLDINQVRFEDAQGSLISEDPSTAARTLQFESFASASNIELKASLGDATINDAHVINVDATDDTADVELLSFNLEAKGTSDILINEIPVLFTATGAGNVDDMISDVTLYADGEEIGSENVPTTSGATETITFTDLNYTLPAGDKVVFVVKANFLSLADALDAGDTIKAEMSGTEVDLIDAEDEAGEALTSGDLTGTALGEASVVYDSGIAVKLVGNPTAVRTFTADAAGEDDQGEYKIVFDVTAFDDDMYIDASTLDYVGAADAAGQGVVFATSTSAGQPVVSSKVLSAQGTETKDSAGSFWIEDGQTRRFTLTVILTADTTPTDGSSVVSIRSINWADATTAEAAGGVVDGDFVNYYTFNLDEFKTDPLFLNAM, from the coding sequence ATGATTAAAAGAATCAGCTTGGTTGGTCTTCTTGCCGCAGCTTTGTTTGTCGGTTCAACCGCACAAGCAGCAACAGCAGAGGAACTACAGGCACAAATTACAGCGCTTCTTGCACAGATCTCCCAATTACAGGGTGGTTCTTCAGCAGCAAGCACAGGTTGTTACGCATTCACACGTGATCTCACTTTGGGATCTTCAGGTGCAGATGTAACAGCACTCCAGAGTTACCTTGCTTCAAAGGGAATGTTCTCAGCAACAGCAACAGGTTTCTTTGGCCCTCTTACAAAGACAGCAGTGTCAGCATGGCAAACAGCTAACGGTGTTATGCCAGCAGCTGGATACTTCGGCGCGGTTTCTCGTGCAAAGTTCGCATCAACATGCGCACCAACAACTACAACTGGCGGAACAACGACAGGTGGTAGTACATCACTCCAGGGTGGTGCAGGATCAGTAAACGATTACTCTCTTACAACAGCTCTCAACAACGAAAAGGTTGGTGAGAATGAGGAAGATGTAAGCGTTCTTGGTCTTGAGGTTGAAGCAGATGATGGTTCTGACCTCGCACTTACAGCAGTTCGCCTCAACTTCGACAAGGGATCAGCAACAAACAACTTCGACAAGTACGCAAGTGATGTTTCTGTTTGGCTTGATGGAGAAGAGTACGGACGTGTAGATGCATCTGAATTCACAAAGAGCAACAACTACCAAAAGACAATCTCTCTCGACAACGGTGCAGTTATTAAGGCCGGTGAAATCGGAAAGCTTGTTGTTAAAGTGAGTGGTATTAGCAGCCTTAAGGCAACTGGAACATGGACATTGGACATCAACCAGGTTCGCTTTGAGGACGCACAAGGTTCTCTCATCTCAGAGGATCCAAGCACAGCTGCACGTACACTTCAGTTTGAATCATTTGCATCAGCATCAAACATTGAGTTGAAGGCATCTCTTGGAGACGCAACAATCAATGACGCACACGTTATCAACGTGGACGCAACAGATGATACTGCAGATGTTGAACTCCTTTCTTTCAACCTTGAGGCAAAGGGAACTTCAGACATCCTTATCAACGAAATTCCAGTTCTCTTCACAGCTACAGGGGCAGGAAACGTTGACGACATGATTTCTGACGTTACTCTCTACGCAGATGGTGAAGAGATTGGTTCAGAAAACGTTCCTACAACTTCAGGTGCAACAGAGACAATTACTTTCACAGACCTCAACTACACACTCCCAGCTGGAGATAAAGTTGTGTTTGTTGTGAAGGCAAACTTCCTCTCACTTGCAGATGCTCTTGACGCAGGAGACACAATCAAGGCAGAAATGTCAGGAACAGAAGTTGACCTTATCGACGCAGAAGACGAAGCTGGTGAAGCTCTCACTTCTGGCGACCTTACTGGTACAGCACTTGGAGAAGCAAGCGTTGTATACGACTCAGGAATTGCAGTTAAACTTGTAGGAAACCCAACAGCTGTTCGCACATTTACTGCTGACGCAGCAGGTGAGGACGACCAAGGTGAATACAAGATTGTCTTCGATGTAACAGCGTTTGACGACGATATGTACATTGATGCATCTACTCTCGATTACGTAGGTGCAGCAGACGCCGCTGGTCAAGGAGTTGTATTTGCAACTTCAACATCAGCTGGTCAACCTGTAGTTTCTTCAAAGGTGCTTTCAGCACAAGGAACAGAGACTAAGGACTCAGCAGGTAGCTTCTGGATTGAGGATGGACAGACACGTCGCTTCACTCTTACAGTTATCTTGACAGCAGACACAACACCAACAGACGGTTCTTCAGTAGTATCAATCCGCTCAATCAACTGGGCAGATGCTACAACAGCTGAAGCAGCTGGTGGAGTTGTTGATGGTGACTTTGTAAACTACTACACATTCAACCTTGACGAATTCAAGACAGATCCTTTGTTCTTGAACGCAATGTAA
- a CDS encoding DeoR family transcriptional regulator, with product MFQKDNKKDISVGVLPFQSEHGVHDELSSHAQKIATAVYLVTGLMDTHDPLRDRLRSKVLDVMSFISSYSNMHDTKTRVSSDDVIECVREVMSLTEVGVLAGIISDMNGSILIRELKALSESFNAYTKMSDIQNSALGTLFSEGISQQFQTVVYKGHSVDVLNKAPKKTHHVVRKQNVFEKKTRTKTESGTGERKDKILSVVREKGNVMIKDISKHIPNCSEKTIQRDLIDLVSQGLLDKRGERRWTTYFVHKG from the coding sequence ATGTTTCAAAAAGACAATAAAAAGGACATTTCAGTGGGCGTACTTCCCTTCCAATCCGAACATGGTGTCCATGACGAACTTTCTTCTCACGCGCAAAAGATAGCAACTGCTGTATATCTTGTTACTGGGCTCATGGACACCCATGACCCTCTCAGGGACAGGCTCAGGTCAAAAGTACTTGATGTGATGTCTTTTATATCGTCATACTCAAACATGCACGATACAAAGACACGCGTATCATCCGACGACGTTATTGAATGTGTACGTGAAGTAATGTCTTTAACAGAAGTCGGCGTATTGGCGGGTATTATTTCTGATATGAATGGCAGTATTCTTATTCGTGAACTTAAGGCACTTTCGGAATCTTTTAATGCGTACACAAAAATGTCTGACATTCAAAACTCTGCATTGGGGACACTTTTTTCTGAGGGGATTTCCCAGCAGTTCCAAACCGTCGTGTATAAAGGACATTCTGTTGATGTCCTTAATAAAGCACCAAAAAAGACACATCATGTTGTCCGAAAACAAAATGTCTTTGAAAAAAAGACACGCACAAAAACTGAATCTGGAACAGGAGAGCGAAAAGATAAGATTCTTTCTGTTGTGCGTGAAAAAGGAAATGTGATGATAAAGGACATTTCAAAACACATCCCAAACTGCAGTGAAAAGACAATCCAACGAGATCTCATTGACCTCGTTTCTCAAGGACTTTTGGATAAGCGAGGAGAGCGTCGCTGGACAACGTATTTTGTCCACAAAGGATAG
- a CDS encoding DNA translocase FtsK 4TM domain-containing protein, whose product MAKKKRVEKTEPFFKLGLQEETKYAVLSVVFCVVGIFLLLAAFVQAGIVGEKIFSFSSTLLGVGYYLLPTLAFILAIGYFKTEKANFALTNVVGSLLFIASGLGIIEVLFPQKAGYFGIWIAHPLVYLFATSGAMVALIALFLISILVLSNTHPLSVINAWRERRAEKMAARTLAQEDVNASVAAVEEKQAHEMPMETPQEKNANTPEEKKDGGLFSFKKKKPDGEPEFSPLFASVAGDYIPPPLSIFSKDSGKPGVGDIKANANIIKRTLQNFGIDVAMDEISIGPSVTRYAMKPAEGVRLSKILGLQKNLELALAAHPVRIEAPIPGKALVGIEVPNSAKTTVGLGNLLSTEEYTASQHRLLMTLGRDVDGQAVFANLAKMPHMLIAGTTGSGKSVTIHALVNSLLFRNGPNAMRFVMIDPKRVELTLYNGIPHLLTPVITDPKKAILGLKWLVKEMERRYNVLEEHKVRDISSYHNSIVSPAIEKYKGADEELAIDMPETMPYIVVVIDELADIMSTYPRELEAGIVRLAQMSRAVGIHLILSTQRPSVNVITGLIKANIPARIAMQVSSQIDSRTILDTSGAEKLLGAGDMLFMSGDMGKPRRIQSAFISEDEVKKVSEFLKKHDNGNAETELTLDLDTSHSSDGGGFGDEDEIDDDLFEDARETVVHAGKASTSYLQRKLRIGYSRAARLMDVLEERGVIGPADGSKPRDVLVGKPSETNGNDGTV is encoded by the coding sequence ATGGCAAAGAAAAAAAGAGTCGAAAAAACCGAACCATTCTTTAAACTTGGACTCCAAGAAGAAACAAAATACGCCGTCTTATCAGTTGTTTTTTGCGTTGTGGGTATCTTCCTTTTATTAGCAGCTTTTGTACAAGCAGGTATCGTTGGAGAGAAAATATTTTCGTTTTCTTCCACATTACTCGGCGTCGGATATTACCTCCTCCCTACCCTCGCATTCATTCTTGCGATCGGCTACTTTAAAACTGAGAAGGCAAATTTTGCACTCACTAATGTTGTTGGTTCTCTTCTCTTTATTGCATCGGGACTCGGTATCATTGAAGTACTTTTTCCTCAAAAAGCCGGGTACTTTGGCATCTGGATTGCACATCCTCTCGTCTACTTATTTGCAACATCTGGAGCAATGGTGGCACTCATCGCGCTCTTCCTCATTTCTATATTAGTACTTTCAAACACACACCCACTTTCTGTCATTAATGCGTGGCGAGAACGTCGTGCAGAGAAAATGGCCGCACGAACCCTTGCACAAGAAGACGTGAACGCGTCTGTTGCTGCGGTTGAAGAAAAGCAGGCACACGAAATGCCTATGGAAACACCTCAAGAAAAAAACGCGAACACTCCCGAAGAAAAGAAAGACGGAGGACTCTTTTCATTCAAGAAAAAGAAACCGGACGGTGAACCTGAGTTCTCTCCATTATTTGCATCAGTGGCTGGTGACTACATTCCTCCCCCACTCTCCATCTTTTCAAAAGATTCCGGAAAACCAGGGGTTGGTGATATCAAAGCAAACGCAAACATCATCAAAAGAACACTCCAAAACTTTGGTATTGATGTTGCCATGGACGAAATCTCCATTGGACCGTCCGTTACTCGATACGCAATGAAACCAGCCGAAGGTGTTCGCCTTTCAAAAATTCTTGGACTTCAAAAGAACCTCGAACTTGCACTTGCTGCACACCCTGTCCGCATCGAAGCGCCAATTCCAGGAAAAGCACTTGTAGGTATTGAAGTGCCGAACTCCGCAAAGACAACCGTTGGTCTTGGCAACCTTCTATCAACTGAGGAATATACCGCATCCCAGCACCGCCTCCTCATGACACTTGGTCGCGACGTGGATGGCCAGGCCGTCTTTGCAAACCTCGCAAAAATGCCTCACATGCTTATCGCAGGTACCACAGGATCTGGAAAATCGGTTACTATTCACGCACTCGTCAACTCTCTCCTCTTCCGCAATGGGCCAAATGCAATGCGATTTGTGATGATTGACCCAAAGCGTGTTGAATTGACCCTCTACAACGGTATTCCGCACCTTCTCACTCCTGTTATTACCGACCCAAAGAAAGCTATTCTTGGACTTAAGTGGCTCGTAAAAGAAATGGAACGACGCTATAACGTTCTTGAAGAACACAAGGTGCGCGATATTTCTTCGTATCACAACTCAATAGTCTCTCCTGCTATCGAAAAATACAAAGGTGCTGATGAAGAACTCGCCATTGATATGCCCGAGACCATGCCGTACATCGTTGTGGTTATTGATGAGCTTGCCGACATTATGAGTACGTACCCACGCGAACTTGAAGCCGGCATTGTCCGTCTTGCTCAAATGTCCCGCGCGGTTGGTATTCACCTCATCCTTTCAACACAACGACCATCAGTGAACGTTATTACCGGCCTCATCAAAGCAAACATCCCAGCCCGCATTGCCATGCAGGTGTCCTCACAAATTGACTCACGAACAATTCTCGACACATCCGGAGCTGAAAAATTACTCGGAGCCGGAGACATGCTCTTTATGTCAGGTGATATGGGTAAGCCACGACGTATTCAATCGGCGTTTATTTCTGAAGATGAGGTAAAGAAAGTGAGCGAATTCTTGAAAAAACACGACAATGGCAATGCCGAAACAGAGCTCACTCTCGATCTCGATACATCACACTCGTCGGATGGAGGAGGATTTGGTGACGAAGATGAAATAGACGACGACCTCTTTGAGGACGCTCGCGAAACAGTGGTGCACGCAGGAAAAGCATCAACATCATACCTTCAACGAAAACTCCGCATTGGGTATTCACGTGCCGCACGATTGATGGATGTACTTGAGGAACGAGGTGTCATTGGACCAGCCGATGGATCGAAACCGCGTGATGTGCTCGTTGGCAAACCGAGCGAAACGAATGGTAATGATGGTACTGTATAA
- the recA gene encoding recombinase RecA, with amino-acid sequence MAFNKKAKAPKELKKTVGQIEDALRQIKTKFGEDAIMMLGARPHVDVEAIPTGSLSLDAALGIGGIPRGRIIEIYGPESSGKTTLALHIVAEAQKLGGVCAYVDAEHAMDPEYSKRLGVKIDELLISQPDTGEQALEIVESLVRTGKIDVIVVDSVAALTPKDEIEGEMGAQHVGKQARLMSQALRKLTGIVAKSKTVVIFINQIRMKIGVMFGNPETTPGGNALKFYASVRMDVRRIAQIKKGEEVVGGRVRVKVVKNKVAAPFRQAEFDLVFPNGISREGELIALGEKYSIIEKSGASYKYGSVALGRGYDATRQFLIENKDVAEKLTAEIMEKLNAVEE; translated from the coding sequence ATGGCATTCAATAAAAAAGCAAAAGCACCAAAAGAGTTGAAAAAGACTGTCGGACAAATCGAAGACGCACTCCGACAAATCAAAACAAAATTTGGCGAGGACGCCATTATGATGTTGGGTGCTCGACCACACGTCGATGTTGAAGCAATTCCAACAGGATCACTCTCCTTGGATGCCGCACTCGGTATCGGAGGTATTCCTCGTGGACGTATTATTGAAATTTATGGACCAGAGTCATCTGGAAAAACGACACTCGCGCTACACATCGTTGCTGAAGCACAAAAACTTGGTGGCGTATGTGCGTACGTTGATGCCGAACACGCCATGGATCCAGAGTACTCAAAACGTCTTGGTGTAAAGATTGATGAACTTCTTATTTCTCAACCAGATACAGGAGAACAAGCGCTCGAAATCGTCGAATCACTCGTTCGTACAGGAAAAATCGACGTCATTGTCGTGGATTCCGTTGCCGCACTCACACCAAAAGATGAAATCGAGGGTGAAATGGGCGCACAACACGTTGGTAAACAGGCACGTCTCATGAGTCAGGCACTTCGCAAACTCACAGGTATTGTCGCTAAGAGTAAGACGGTGGTTATCTTTATTAACCAGATTCGTATGAAGATTGGTGTCATGTTTGGGAATCCAGAAACAACTCCAGGAGGAAATGCTCTCAAATTTTACGCGTCAGTTCGAATGGACGTCCGCCGTATCGCGCAGATTAAAAAGGGAGAAGAAGTTGTCGGAGGCCGTGTTCGTGTCAAAGTGGTGAAGAACAAAGTTGCGGCACCATTTCGACAGGCAGAGTTTGATCTTGTCTTTCCTAACGGTATTTCCCGCGAAGGTGAGCTCATTGCACTAGGTGAAAAATACAGCATCATTGAAAAAAGTGGTGCATCCTACAAGTATGGAAGTGTCGCCCTTGGACGCGGATATGATGCGACACGACAATTCCTCATTGAAAACAAAGATGTTGCTGAAAAACTCACGGCAGAGATTATGGAAAAACTGAATGCTGTGGAGGAGTAG
- a CDS encoding elongation factor P yields MLTYSEIRNGKVILLNNEPYIVLDSHVFRKQQRKPVNATKLRNLITGKVTEYSFHVSEKAEEAEIENRPLVFIYNNKGQWWFHAVGKPSERITLDEELLGDQSKFLKEKMEIIGLFFDDKPIGVKLPIKVQYKVVEAPPTIRGNTSQGGNKLVKLETGAMISAPLFVEMGDTLEINTETGEYVSRA; encoded by the coding sequence ATGCTTACATACAGCGAAATTCGCAACGGAAAAGTCATTCTTCTTAACAACGAGCCATACATTGTGCTTGATTCACACGTGTTTCGTAAACAACAACGAAAACCGGTCAATGCTACTAAGTTACGAAACCTCATCACAGGGAAAGTAACCGAGTACTCCTTCCACGTATCAGAAAAAGCTGAGGAAGCAGAAATTGAAAACCGACCTCTTGTTTTTATCTACAACAACAAAGGACAATGGTGGTTCCATGCCGTAGGTAAACCCAGCGAACGTATCACACTCGATGAAGAGTTACTTGGTGACCAGTCGAAGTTTTTGAAAGAAAAAATGGAAATCATTGGGCTCTTTTTTGATGATAAACCTATTGGAGTTAAACTTCCTATTAAGGTGCAGTACAAAGTTGTTGAAGCACCTCCAACTATTCGTGGAAATACGTCTCAGGGTGGAAACAAGCTCGTAAAGCTCGAGACAGGGGCCATGATTAGTGCTCCCCTCTTTGTTGAAATGGGAGACACACTTGAAATCAATACAGAAACCGGCGAATACGTTTCCCGAGCATAA
- a CDS encoding 30S ribosomal protein S18 yields MKKSCFFKEQNIKHVDYKDIKVLRRFLNPYSRMKTRRYTGVCGTHQRELAVAIKRARFMGLLPYIAG; encoded by the coding sequence ATGAAAAAGAGTTGCTTTTTTAAAGAACAAAACATCAAACACGTTGATTATAAAGATATCAAGGTGTTGCGTCGTTTCCTCAATCCCTACTCACGCATGAAGACACGACGATACACAGGAGTGTGTGGTACCCACCAGCGTGAATTGGCCGTTGCAATCAAGCGTGCACGATTTATGGGACTTCTTCCATACATTGCAGGATAG
- a CDS encoding single-stranded DNA-binding protein, whose protein sequence is MYINKALLYGNLTRDPELKSLPSGSSVTTFSLATNRVWRDKEGNKQESTDFHNVVVFGKQAETVSQYLRKGSSAFVEGRMVTRSWDAQDGSKKYRTEVIADHVQFGPRSGGASEGQSFSGGAGKGKPQQEQSAPAIDTIQYPDAQEEGINPEDIPF, encoded by the coding sequence ATGTATATAAACAAAGCACTTTTGTATGGCAACCTCACTCGCGATCCTGAGCTCAAGTCACTTCCTTCAGGTTCGTCGGTGACAACATTTAGTCTTGCAACAAATCGTGTGTGGAGAGATAAAGAGGGAAACAAACAAGAGTCAACAGATTTTCACAACGTTGTTGTATTTGGTAAACAAGCAGAAACAGTATCTCAGTACCTTCGCAAGGGATCATCAGCATTTGTTGAGGGACGTATGGTAACTCGAAGTTGGGATGCACAAGACGGTTCAAAGAAATATCGAACAGAGGTTATTGCAGATCACGTACAGTTTGGGCCACGTTCTGGTGGCGCATCTGAAGGACAATCATTCTCAGGTGGTGCAGGGAAGGGAAAGCCGCAACAGGAACAATCAGCACCAGCAATAGACACCATTCAATATCCAGACGCACAAGAAGAAGGTATTAACCCAGAAGACATTCCTTTTTAA
- a CDS encoding 30S ribosomal protein S6: MVEEKQKHIEEDNDADSRLYELGFHVVPMVGDDGLAKEMDTLRSMLDAHNAKVLSEEWPQLMTLAYPLVCDIARTRHTCATAYFGWFVFEALPHHAHAIKEEMGKNEHILRHLLVKTYADAPVVKHPAHAGHVDHKAPEEKEDVKVEDVAPVAPDAAPMTTEQMDVEIEKLVV; the protein is encoded by the coding sequence ATGGTAGAAGAGAAACAAAAACATATCGAGGAAGACAATGATGCAGACAGCCGGCTCTATGAGCTTGGTTTTCATGTTGTTCCTATGGTTGGAGACGATGGTCTCGCAAAAGAAATGGACACACTTCGTTCTATGCTTGATGCGCACAATGCCAAAGTACTCAGTGAAGAATGGCCTCAGCTTATGACGCTTGCATATCCGCTTGTGTGTGATATTGCACGAACTCGCCACACGTGTGCTACAGCATACTTTGGTTGGTTTGTATTCGAGGCACTTCCACATCACGCGCACGCCATTAAAGAAGAAATGGGTAAAAATGAACACATTCTACGCCACCTCTTGGTAAAGACATACGCGGATGCTCCTGTTGTTAAACACCCGGCACATGCTGGTCATGTTGATCACAAGGCTCCAGAAGAGAAAGAAGATGTGAAGGTTGAGGACGTTGCTCCGGTTGCTCCAGATGCTGCTCCGATGACAACAGAACAAATGGACGTTGAGATTGAAAAACTTGTCGTTTAG